Within Agarivorans litoreus, the genomic segment CCACCTTCTTTGGATGAGTGATCAATAAAGCCGATAAACATGGTGCGTAGTACGTTAGCAAACGGAATGTAGAAGCTGTTTCCTGTTGATAAAAATACCAAACGATGAAACTCCATATCGACATCTGTCCAAGAAGTAACCTGATCTACGCCTGTAGCAACATCAAACATTTGTTGAAAAACTGCAGACAAGCCCATACGCTGTTCGGCTGTTGCATTTCTTGCAGCTAATGCAGCCGCTTCAGGCTCAATCGCTCGACGTAAAGCTAAAAACTCTTGATAAGATTGCTCAGTGTTTTCTAGGCCCATCATCCAGTCCAACAACTGCGAATCAAGAAAATTCCAGTATTCGCGGTCACGAACACGCGTACCAATTTTTGGCCGAGACTCCAGTAAACCTTTGGAGTTAAGTAACTTAATCGCTTCACGCAATGCGGTACGGCTTACTCCAAATTGTTCACACAAGTCTAGCTCGCCAGGAATGATGCTACCTTGCGGTAAGTGACCTGACAGTATCCCACGAGCAATCTCTCTGGCTACTTGCAAATGAAGGCTACGAGAAGCTCCCTCAATTTGCATAAATTCGTTAGACATATAAAACCTTAATCAAATATTGTGTTAGGAATAACCAATCGTCATTGATGAAATTTGCCATTACTAACACAACGCATTCTACATTTAGTATGACTAATACTACCTTATTTGTACAAACCCAGATACAAAAAAAGCAGCCAAATGTAAGCTTGATCGCTTTATTTGTAACACTTAAACACTGCCGCCCCATTTAGAATGCCCCAAAGTAAAAAACCACACCTTAGTAGGTGTGGCTTTAAACCAATAACTTATCTACTGCTGTAAAGCTTAAATCCCTAGTGCTTGGCCCCCGCCAATCTGCACTGTTTCGGCGGTGATAAAGGAAGCATCTTTGCTAACCAAAAACGAAATGGTAGAAGCTACCTCTTCAGGCTTACCTAAACGTCCAAGCATGATGCTATCTTTCCAGGAAGCAAATACCTCTGGCTTAGTCTCTTTAATTTGTGCATGAAACGGCGTATCAATAGTACCTGGAGAAACCGCGTTAACTCTAATGCCAGCTGGTGCTAGTTCTTTGGCTAAAGCGCGGGTTAAGGTATGAACCGCCCCCTTAGAAACGCCATATATGCCAGCACCAGGACCACCAGCATTCCAACCAGCATTTGAAGTAAAGTTAATAATTGACGCATTTTCTGCCTTCTTCAAAAATGGTATCGCTGCGCGTGATACAAAAAATGCGCTATCTAGATTGAGAGCCATAACAAAACGATAAAACTCAGTGGTCATCTCTTCCATTGAGCTACGCCCCCCTAAGCCACCGGCATTGTTTACCAGCACGTCAATCTTGCCAAATTTCTCGCCAATCATGTTTACGTTATTTGCAACAGCGACTTCATCGGTCACATCAAAGCTATAGTACTCAGCTTCAATTCCTAACTCTTGCAACTGAGCAATTCGCTCTGCCCCTGCCTCATCTTCGATACCGTTTAGTACAACCGTATAGCCGTCTTCACCTAAACGTTTTGCAACTTGAAAACCAATCCCACCGGTTGCACCGGTAATTAAAGCAACTTTATTAGACATATCTACACTCTCAGTTAATTGTTGAGTCATCTCAGAGAATCACGTTATTTGGTAATACAAATAGATTATATTTAAATTATTTGTAATACAAATACAGAGATCACACTTTAGAAGTTGTAGCGTAACCCTATTCGACTTCTTAGCTCTCGTTGACTCGATTGGTCTGACACAGAAACATCGCCAAACTCCAGCCATGGCGTCCAGCTGCCCATGCTGTGCTGAATGGTAAAGTTGTTTTCATAATTAGTTCGATCATTGTTATAAAGAAGATAACCAGAGTTATCCGAATAATAGTAATTACCTTCTAAACCAAAGCTCCACTGCTTATACTTATACCCAATATTGGCAGTATAGCGATGACGAAACTTTTTTACGTCCTCTCCTGGTTTAACATCAAGTCGGTATCGACCACTCAACGATAAACCCTTCACCTTCTCGGGTGTATAGGTTAATCGCAACTGAGGCTTATAGGTGGTTCCTGATTGACCAAACTCTATAGGCATGCCAGGAATAAGCGCCCACTGATTGTTAATTTTATAGCGGTAGCCAAGGTCGATTTCAGATCCGTTTGATTGTAAGTCTTCCATGAACTTGCCCTCCTCTCCTTTAAATTTAAGCTCTAAAGCCATAGAGAAATTATTGTCAAAGGTGTGGGCCATCTTTACTCGGCTAGCATGCTGCTTGGTATCACTTTTGTACTCATGGCGAAAATCAACTGAAGTCGCGAGAACGTTCGCACTCAGTAAATAACCACCGCTTAGTAACACTGCTAGACTGTATGATTTCATGTTTATAACTCTATATTTAACACAACAAATTGTATTACAATATCATTTAAATGCATTTTGTAGACTAAACAGTTCAAAATGTGATCGCCAACGTCGCTGTTTAAACAAAACGTCTAAGGGATCACTTTTTTTAGGTCAATTAGTTCAATAATTGGAGAAATCGCGAGATATTTAGTGAGAAATTTTTAACTGGTCGACACACCTAACTGATGATGTAACGTAATTGCTTTACGAAGTGCTAGAGTATCTTGAGGGTATGTAAACCTTCGAAGACGAAACATCCTCTTTCAGAGCAGCGCTTACAGAAAAGAAAAATGCACCTTATAAGGTGCATTTTAGAACAGCTATTGTTAGCGATTTACAGATTCACGACTATTGCATTACAACTAGCTTGCTGGTCGGCGATGTTTCCAATTGTATCTAGTTGAGCAATAGTAAGTGCTTGTGAAAGCCCGAAATAGAACTGTTAATAAACCCTCACATACCAAATGGTGAGGGTTTATTGATTGGGCAGCAACTAGTTAGCAGTAAAGCCAAATGCTTCTGCGCGTGCTGCTACTTCTTCAGCGCTTAAACTGGATAACCAGAAGGCTGCATTATCAATTGCACCATCAAGATTTTTCTGTGAGCTGTTAGAACCACCACCAATGTATACTTTGTCACCTTCTTTAGTATTGGCGATGTAATCAGTAATTTCTGCTGTACCTTCTAGCTTACCGTTTATATAGATGTTAGCAGTAGAGTTATTATATGTGGCAACTAGGTGCATCCAAGTATCATCATTTAAGGCAGTTGTCGCTTTAACCGATGTTGAGCCCGTACCATTGTAAATACGCAACTCAGGAATTAACGTGCTCTTATTTACAACTACTTTCCAACCCTTATTACTATCAGTGTTTTCAAGGAGTTGTAAATCTTGGCCTTGGTCAGCGTTGAAGCTAGCGCTGTTAGACTTAAAGACAATCTCCATCGAAATCACACCATCAATAGCAGCAAGCGGATCGCTTGCGCTATCCATTACTGTATAATGATAACCATATAAACCAGAGGCAGAAGTTTGCTCAATCGATACTGCGCCATTAGCATCAACGGCACCGTTAACAACTGCTCTAGGGTTATCATCAGCTTTGCTCATTTGCAGCTCTTTATTACCTTCAGAAGCCCCAGCATCAACACTCGAGAAGTCCCAAGCAAAGTCTGCCGTTGGTGAAGATGGTAGTTCTGACTCACCAAAACCATAAGCTTTCGCTCGCTCAGCAACTTGCTCTGCCGTTAACGTTTCTAACCAAAACGCTGTATTATCAATTGCACCAGCTAGGTTCTTCTGTGAACTGTTAGAACCACCGCCAATATAAACTTTGTCGCCCTCTTTAGTATTAGCAACATAATCAGTAATCTCAGCAGTACCCTCTAGTTCGCCGTTTACATAGATGTTAGCTGTTGTATTGTCGTAAGTGGCCACAACATGCATCCAGGTATCATCTGTTAAGGCAGTTGTCGCTTTCACAGCTGTAGAACCTTCTCCGTTATAAATACGCAGCTCAGGAATAAGGGTCCCTTTGTTTACAATAAGTTTCCAACCTTTGTTACTATCAGTATTTTCTAGTAACTGCAGGTCCTGACCAAGGTCAGCGTTAAAGCTGGCACTATCGGCCTTAAAAGTAAATTCCATTGAAATTACACCATCAATAGCAGCAAGAGGGTCAGTGGTGCTATCCATGGTAGTGTAGTGATAACCGTAAGACCCAGACTCAGTAGACTGAGAAATCGATACCGCTGCGGTTGAATCTACGGCACCATCAACAACCGCTCTAGGGTTGGCATCGGCCTTGCTCATTTGCAACACTTTATCGCCCTGTGCAGCATCAGCATCAATAGTTGCAAAGTCCCACTCGTAATTAGCAGTTGGAACCTCTACACCTGGTGTGGGTTCTTTTTCAGCCTCTGCAATTGCCGCAAGAATGGCTTCATCGGTTACTTCAGTGCCGGCGTCATTGTAATCAACGCCATCTAATGTATAGGTAATAGTTAACTCACCCGCACCATCAACCACATAAGTTCCATCTACATCACCATAAACAATCGTGGTTTCTGAAACCGTGTAAGCTTGAGTTGTATAGGTGTATAAGTCATTTATTTCGTCATAGCTGTAAATCGTCAATACATCGTCAACAAACTTGTAGATTTGGGCATATTCGGTAGATGACGTGGTAATATTTGCGGTTTCGCTAGTGATGTTCCAATCTGTATTTTCAATGGCGTAAGTAGGCTCTGGTGGCGGAACATATACTTCTGGCGCATCAAAACAACCAAACATCAATGTTGTACTCATAGGGATTAGCAGCAGCTTAGA encodes:
- a CDS encoding oligogalacturonate-specific porin KdgM family protein, whose translation is MKSYSLAVLLSGGYLLSANVLATSVDFRHEYKSDTKQHASRVKMAHTFDNNFSMALELKFKGEEGKFMEDLQSNGSEIDLGYRYKINNQWALIPGMPIEFGQSGTTYKPQLRLTYTPEKVKGLSLSGRYRLDVKPGEDVKKFRHRYTANIGYKYKQWSFGLEGNYYYSDNSGYLLYNNDRTNYENNFTIQHSMGSWTPWLEFGDVSVSDQSSQRELRSRIGLRYNF
- a CDS encoding LamG domain-containing protein, whose product is MKPSKLLLIPMSTTLMFGCFDAPEVYVPPPEPTYAIENTDWNITSETANITTSSTEYAQIYKFVDDVLTIYSYDEINDLYTYTTQAYTVSETTIVYGDVDGTYVVDGAGELTITYTLDGVDYNDAGTEVTDEAILAAIAEAEKEPTPGVEVPTANYEWDFATIDADAAQGDKVLQMSKADANPRAVVDGAVDSTAAVSISQSTESGSYGYHYTTMDSTTDPLAAIDGVISMEFTFKADSASFNADLGQDLQLLENTDSNKGWKLIVNKGTLIPELRIYNGEGSTAVKATTALTDDTWMHVVATYDNTTANIYVNGELEGTAEITDYVANTKEGDKVYIGGGSNSSQKNLAGAIDNTAFWLETLTAEQVAERAKAYGFGESELPSSPTADFAWDFSSVDAGASEGNKELQMSKADDNPRAVVNGAVDANGAVSIEQTSASGLYGYHYTVMDSASDPLAAIDGVISMEIVFKSNSASFNADQGQDLQLLENTDSNKGWKVVVNKSTLIPELRIYNGTGSTSVKATTALNDDTWMHLVATYNNSTANIYINGKLEGTAEITDYIANTKEGDKVYIGGGSNSSQKNLDGAIDNAAFWLSSLSAEEVAARAEAFGFTAN
- a CDS encoding SDR family NAD(P)-dependent oxidoreductase: MSNKVALITGATGGIGFQVAKRLGEDGYTVVLNGIEDEAGAERIAQLQELGIEAEYYSFDVTDEVAVANNVNMIGEKFGKIDVLVNNAGGLGGRSSMEEMTTEFYRFVMALNLDSAFFVSRAAIPFLKKAENASIINFTSNAGWNAGGPGAGIYGVSKGAVHTLTRALAKELAPAGIRVNAVSPGTIDTPFHAQIKETKPEVFASWKDSIMLGRLGKPEEVASTISFLVSKDASFITAETVQIGGGQALGI
- a CDS encoding FadR/GntR family transcriptional regulator; this encodes MSNEFMQIEGASRSLHLQVAREIARGILSGHLPQGSIIPGELDLCEQFGVSRTALREAIKLLNSKGLLESRPKIGTRVRDREYWNFLDSQLLDWMMGLENTEQSYQEFLALRRAIEPEAAALAARNATAEQRMGLSAVFQQMFDVATGVDQVTSWTDVDMEFHRLVFLSTGNSFYIPFANVLRTMFIGFIDHSSKEGGTCIEEHKAIYDAIMAGNADKAREANLALLNNSNHRLPSDNAA